The Deltaproteobacteria bacterium DNA window GCGCGCATCCGCCCGTCGCTGCCGATCAGCTGGCGCAGCGGCAGGTCGCGGCCCTTCCAGAACTCGACGTCCGCCTGATCGCCGAACGTGCAGACCATCAGGATTCCGGTGCCTTTCTCGGGGTCGGCGTGCTCGGAGGCCAGGATCGGCACGAGCGCGTGGAAGAGCGGCGTGCGCGCGCGCCTGCCGAAGTACGCCTGGTAGCGGGCGTCCGAGGGGTGGGCGACCACCGCGACGCAGGCGCCGAGCAGCTCCGGACGCGTGGTCGAGATCGTGAACTCGCCGCCGCCCTCGACCGCGAAGCGCAGGTCGTGGTACGCGCCGGGCATCTCGCGATCCTCGACCTCGGCCTGGGCTACCGCCGTGCGGTCGTCGACGTCCCACGTCGTTGGCGCGTACTTCTGGTACACCTCGCCGCGCGCGACCAGATCCAGGAACGAGAGCTGCGAGGCGCGCCGGCAGTGCTCGTCGATGGTCGCGTACTGGGAGGTCCAATCGACCGAGAGGCCGATGCGCCGCCACACCTCCTCGAACGCGCGCTCGTCCTCGGCGGTGATCTGCGCGCAGGCCTCGATGAAGTTGCGCCGCGAGACCTCCTCGAGCGGCGCGTCCTTCGCGCGCTCGCGCGTGGGCTTCCAGGTCGGATCGTAGGCCTTGCGCGGATCCGGCCGGATTCCGAACACGTTCTGCACCCGCCGCTCGGTCGCCAGGCCGTTGTCGTCCCAGCCGATCGGGTAGCAGATGTTCTTCCCGTTCATGCGCTGCTGCCGGACGATCACGTCGGCCTGCGTGAAGCTGAACGCGTGCCCGATGTGAAGCGAGCCCGAGACGGTGAGCGGGGGCGTGTCGACCGCGAAGGTCTCGGCTCGACTTCGGCTCGGGTCGTAGCGGTAGAGCCCGTCGCGCTCCCAGCGGTCGGCCCACTCGCGTTCGGCTCTGGCGGCGTCGTAGCTCTGCGGAATCTCGCGCATCTCGTCCTCTGCGGGTCTCACCAGAGCACCCAGCTGCCGGTCGTGCGCACGTAGACGGCCAGAGCTGCGTTGCTGATGGCGTGGGCCGAGACGCATGATACGAGGTCGCCGCGCGCGATCCAGAGCCCGCACATCAGCAGGCCGTAGACCCCCGCCGCGAGCCACTCCGACGGTGCGTGTCCGGACGCGAACGCGGCGCTCGAGACCCCGAGCGCAAGCCAGCTCCACTGGCCGGGCGCGATCGAGGCGAGCGAGTCGCGATCGAACGCGTGGCCGAGCGCGGCGCCCGCGCGCCGTGCGCGCTCGACGAGCAGCACCAGCCCGAATACGTAGCCCCGCAGCAGCGGCTCCTCGATCAGCGGCGGAAGCGCCGTCGCGACGAGCGCGCGCGCCAGCCACGCGGAGTCGCTCCAGGGCGCGGCCACCTCGGGCGCGAACGGCGCGGCGAGCGCGATCCACACTGCGGTGCCGACGAGGCCGACCACGCCGCCGAGAGCGAGCGAGCCGCCGAGCGGCTTCGGCCCGCGCAGCGGAAGCCAGAAGCGCATGCCCCAGACCAGTGCCGCGCCGACCACGAGCGCGCGCGCGCCGTAGAGCTGGAGCGGCTCGGAGCGCACGTCGAAGACCGATCCGAGCCCCACGTAACACAGGTAGGGAAGCGCGTAGGGCAGCAGCAGCGCGCGTGGGGAATCGGCCGGCGAGGGTGACATGCGCCGGCTACTCTAGCCGTCATCACCCCGCGCGGTCCCGCGGAGAGTCCGTGGACGAAGAAGTCGCGGCGCGCGTCGAGCTCGCCTGTCTACCCGGATTGCGCCGGGCGCAGGCCCAGCGTCTGATCGAAGTTTTCGGCACGGCCGCGGCCGTGCTCGGCGCCGATGCGAAGGCGCGCGGCGTTCGGCTCTCGCCCGCGCTCGCCGCAGCCATCGAGCGGGCGCGCTCGGCGCCGGCGGCGCCGAGCCTGCTCGCCGACGCCCGCGAGCGCGGGATTCGCGCGCTCGCGCCGGGCTCCGCGGGCTTCCCCGAAGGCCTGGCCGCGATTCCCGATCCACCGCTGGCGATCTGGGTCCGCGGCGAGCTCTCGGCCGGTCCCGCGCTCGCGATCGTGGGCGCGCGCCGCGGCTCGGCCCGCGGGCTCGCCTGCGCGCGTGAGTTCGCGCGCGAGGTCGCGATTGCAGGCGTATCGATCGCGAGCGGGCTCGCCTACGGAATCGATTCGGCCGCGCACGAGGGCGCGCTCGACGGTCGCGGGCACACGCTCGCGGTGCTCGCCTCGGGGCTCGACCGCGTGACGCCGACCGGCCAGCGCGGGCTCGCGGAGCGCGTTCTCTCCGCGGGCGGCGCGTGGCTCTCCGAGCACGCGCCCGGAGCAGGCGCGCACCCGCACCATTTCCCGGAGCGCAACCGGCTGATCAGCGGACTCGCGGCCGCCACGCTGATCGTCGAGGCGCGCGAGAAGAGCGGCTCGCTCTGGACCGCGCGCCACGCGCTGGAGCAGGGCCGCGAGGTGCTTGTCGTTCCCGGCCCGATCGACTCCGATCTGTCTCGCGGCAGCAACCGGCTGCTCCGCGAGGGCGCGACCCCGGCGCTCGAGCCGGCCGACGCGATCGAGGCCGTGCTCGGGCCGCTCGCGCGCAGGCCGGTCGCCGAGTGCGCCCCGGCCGCCTCGGACGCCGAGGGCTCGCCGGCGCGCGCGGTTCTCGCGCTGCTCCGCGACGGTCCTCGCGACGCGGACGAGGTCGCGCGCGCGCTCGGCCTCGCGCCTGCGGAGCTCTCGCGAATCCTGCTCGATCTCGAGCTCGCCGGGCTGCTGCTGCGCTCCGGCGTCCGGCTCGCCCGAGCGCGGCCCGGCTGAGGCCCGCGGGCTATGTTCCGCGCGTGGTGCCGGAAGCCGTATCGGTGGTCGGGGCAGGACTCGCGGGCTGCGAGGCCGCATGGCAGCTCGCGCGCAGGGGCGTGCCCGTGCGCCTGTTCGAGATGCGGCCGGCGCGCCGCTCGCCCGCGCACTCGAGCGACGCGCTCGCCGAGCTGGTCTGCTCCAACAGCCTGCGCTCGGACGCGCGCGAGAACGCCGTCGGCCTGCTTCACGAGGAGCTGCGCCGCGCCGGGTCGCTCGTGCTCGCGGCCGCCGACGCCACGCGCGTTCCCGCAGGCTCGGCGCTGGCGGTGGATCGCGGCGCGTTCTCGGCATGGATAGCCGAGCGGATCGAGGCGGAGCCGGCGATCGAACTCGTGCGCCGCGAGGTCGACGTGCTTCCCGAGGGCCTCTCGATCCTCGCGACCGGTCCGCTCACCAGCGACGC harbors:
- the dprA gene encoding DNA-protecting protein DprA, coding for MRCRRGRPRRRERASRRAASARAAEARSACPRPVPRRPRARARRRAGAARSARRRPIRAPRNTGREARRAAAARVGNRPARVTCAGYSSRHHPARSRGESVDEEVAARVELACLPGLRRAQAQRLIEVFGTAAAVLGADAKARGVRLSPALAAAIERARSAPAAPSLLADARERGIRALAPGSAGFPEGLAAIPDPPLAIWVRGELSAGPALAIVGARRGSARGLACAREFAREVAIAGVSIASGLAYGIDSAAHEGALDGRGHTLAVLASGLDRVTPTGQRGLAERVLSAGGAWLSEHAPGAGAHPHHFPERNRLISGLAAATLIVEAREKSGSLWTARHALEQGREVLVVPGPIDSDLSRGSNRLLREGATPALEPADAIEAVLGPLARRPVAECAPAASDAEGSPARAVLALLRDGPRDADEVARALGLAPAELSRILLDLELAGLLLRSGVRLARARPG
- a CDS encoding CPBP family intramembrane metalloprotease, whose product is MSPSPADSPRALLLPYALPYLCYVGLGSVFDVRSEPLQLYGARALVVGAALVWGMRFWLPLRGPKPLGGSLALGGVVGLVGTAVWIALAAPFAPEVAAPWSDSAWLARALVATALPPLIEEPLLRGYVFGLVLLVERARRAGAALGHAFDRDSLASIAPGQWSWLALGVSSAAFASGHAPSEWLAAGVYGLLMCGLWIARGDLVSCVSAHAISNAALAVYVRTTGSWVLW
- a CDS encoding FAD-dependent oxidoreductase, with translation MRPGRLGRRGLAGARGSRAAPRRSSRRGRGRARARPRACGALANPARSRARRAAAALRRPARPSAARLRPAGYVPRVVPEAVSVVGAGLAGCEAAWQLARRGVPVRLFEMRPARRSPAHSSDALAELVCSNSLRSDARENAVGLLHEELRRAGSLVLAAADATRVPAGSALAVDRGAFSAWIAERIEAEPAIELVRREVDVLPEGLSILATGPLTSDALAAEVQKLCGDSLYFYDSIAPVVHADSLDLDVIFRASRW